In a single window of the Oncorhynchus gorbuscha isolate QuinsamMale2020 ecotype Even-year unplaced genomic scaffold, OgorEven_v1.0 Un_scaffold_4374, whole genome shotgun sequence genome:
- the LOC124028534 gene encoding tetraspanin-8-like, which yields MAVNKCIKYCLFVFNLLFWISGCIILGVSIYLKVNPVFGGLLPGLNLLIAVGTIITVLGFLGCFGAIRESRVMLMLFFVGLLLIFILLVIAGILGAVGVNKIEGWLTEKLLPLRNQSSLFQMFMQELEEQAKCCGLIHGPSDWGSTVPASCDCRDTSQECKLADGRRKVYLRPCTKLVMSVIAKGTVITLGIAFGIAVLMIFGMAFAMTLYCQIGETYATLT from the coding sequence ATGGCTGTGAACAAATGTATCAAGTACTGCCTCTTTGTCTTCAACCTGCTGTTCTGGATCAGTGGATGCATCATCCTCGGAGTCTCCATCTACCTCAAAGTGAACCCTGTGTTTGGGGGGTTGTTACCGGGGCTGAACCTGCTGATAGCCGTCGGTACCATCATCACGGTGCTCGGCTTCCTGGGCTGCTTTGGAGCCATCAGGGAAAGCCGCGTCATGCTCATGCTGTTCTTCGTCGGGCTGctcctcatcttcatcctcctggTGATCGCTGGAATCCTGGGAGCTGTCGGAGTGAATAAGATTGAGGGATGGTTGACGGAGAAGCTGCTACCGCTGAGGAACCAGTCGTCTTTGTTCCAGATGTTCATGCAGGAACTGGAAGAGCAGGCAAAGTGTTGTGGACTGATCCATGGACCTTCAGACTGGGGCTCAACAGTCCCCGCCTCTTGTGACTGCCGCGACACCAGTCAGGAGTGCAAACTCGCAGACGGACGACGCAAAGTGTACTTGAGACCTTGTACCAAATTGGTGATGTCAGTCATCGCGAAGGGTACAGTCATCACCCTGGGGATTGCATTTGGCATCGCAGTCTTGATGATCTTTGGAATGGCCTTTGCCATGACCCTGTATTGCCAGATTGGGGAGACGTATgccaccttaacctag